One Pelobates fuscus isolate aPelFus1 chromosome 8, aPelFus1.pri, whole genome shotgun sequence genomic window carries:
- the ARL6IP6 gene encoding ADP-ribosylation factor-like protein 6-interacting protein 6, protein MEIYSRNSTRRVRSSSRLSVSGASASQTTEKWGEKDGSPEESVAKNLDRDLYEAAGLTATSLQDESMLYQGNEQAVQNGVIVSEVISSKRNKRWPARLFSMLCCLVVVCILAVMLTVIYLMMDDMKSGRGVNEDGVKTSILGFWGLFVLSVIVGLSCCSFSWTVTYFDSFEPGMFPPTPLSPARFRKMTGHSFHMGYTMAILNGIVAALTVIWCLI, encoded by the exons ATGGAAATATACAGTAGGAACAGCACCAGGCGAGTGCGGAGTAGTAGTCGTTTATCTGTATCTGGTGCCTCCGCATCCCAGACAACTGAAAAATGGGGTGAAAAAGATGGTAGTCCTGAAGAATCTGTTGCAAAAAATCTTGACAGAGACTTGTATGAGGCTGCTGGTCTAACTGCAACTAGTCTCCAAGATGAATCAATGCTCTATCAAGGAAATGAGCAAGCTGTCCAGAATGGAGTTATTGTATCAGAAGTTATCAGCTCCAAAAGAAATAAAAGATGGCCTGCAAGATTGTTCTCCATGCTGTGCTGTCTTGTCGTTGTTTGCATCCTCGCTGTTATGCTTACAGTTATTTATCTCATGATGGATG ATATGAAATCTGGAAGAGGGGTCAATGAAGATGGAGTAAAAACTAGTATATTAG GATTCTGGGGCTTGTTTGTCCTGTCTGTCATAGTGGGACTTTCCTGCTGCAGTTTTTCCTGGACTGTGACATATTTTGACTCATTTGAACCTGGAATGTTTCCACCTACTCCGTTGTCCCCAGCACGTTTCAG gaAAATGACAGGACACTCTTTTCACATGGGATATACCATGGCGATTCTTAATGGCATTGTAGCAGCGCTGACTGTCATTTGGTGCTTGATTTGA